The window ACCTACATCGTTATCTAGCGTAAAGCCATTCACGCCAAAGCCCGCAGTAATCACCAGCATCGTTGATGATCCATAAAGCGCATATCCTGAGCACACCTGCGTGATGCCCGATTGAAGATAGTCTTTCACTTTAGGATTCTCTACGCCCTCTGGACAACGTAAGATAGAAAAAATTGTCCCTACAGATATATTCACATTCACGTTAGAAGAGCCATCGAGTGGGTCAAATAACAGCAGGTATTTGCCACTTTTACGCAGATTGACTGGAATTTCATAAGGCGCATCCATCTCTTCTGAAGCCATTCCGGCGTAATATCCAGCCACTTGATTCACTTCAATAAAAATATCATTAGTAATCACATCAAGCTGCTTTTGCGTTTCACCTTGAATGTTTTCACATTCAAGGCTGCCCATCACACCGTTTAAAGCGCCTTTGCAGACGGCTCTGGATATTGATTTACAAGCAGTTGCAATGTCATTCAATAACAGTACAAATTCGTCATCATGAATACCGCGCAGCCGCTGCTCGTCTAGTAAAAATTGTGAAAGTGTTTGTTTTTCCATGTTGATAGCCTTTTAAATTAAGTCTTATTATCACTAGTTGCACGCTACCACCAACCCTCGAACTGCAAGCCTATCGTAGCACCGTGATTGGAGCCCCCGAATGCACTGGTTGGTGCCAACGAGGCAACTGCATAATCACCAGACCCAATTGCAGCAGTACTTGCAGCATCGTTCCATTGTGCATAGGTACAGAAGAAACGTAGCTCGGGACGCGACCAGAAGTTACTTGCAATTGCCCAAGATGGCGCAATAGTGAGTTTGGTTAATCTGCGAGTATCTCCACCTGACGGCGTTACCCAGTCCTGACCTAGCTCAGCTTGCATTTTAAAATGCTCGGTCACGCCATAACTTACGCGCCCACCCATCGATGTCCAAGTTTGGTCGCCAGCATTTGAGGTGTCTTTTTGGTAAACCGCTGTCAACAAACCGCCAAGTTTTGGTGTGATTTGTGCATACAAACCATCAACAATACGAAAACGTTTTACATCAGAGCCATTATCGATAGAGCCTGTGCCGCCTAAACCGACGCCTGGACCAACGCCATATTGCACGGCTAGCTTGTTATTGCCATCACCCATGATATTAATTTGTCTATGCTGAACTGTGACTGCCCAACCGTCATCGCCTGTAGTTGTGTGGCTGCTTTTTGGAATAATGCTAAGACCAAACTCCAATTGACCATCTGGATTAACATCAAGTCCACGAAGCTGAATATCGTGTCTAGTCGTTAAATATTTTTGGTCTTTATTATCATCTCTAAACAAGGCGTAGCTTAGCTTAAGCTTGCCAATACTCACATCTTCAATGCCAGCACCAAGGCCTTGAGGGTTCCAGTAAAAGAAGTCGTTGATATGCACGTCTTCACGCTTATAGTAGCGACGACCTGCCCAAAGATTACCCCCATTTAATGCTGGTGCTTTGTCCCAACTCATATAAAACTGTGCAAAGCGAAAGTCAGTATTAGTGTCATCCAGCATTTTTTTACTCGTTAGCGGCATATATGCACTTAGCATGACATGGGCATTTAGGGCAGAGTCATTTGAGAACTTATTCAACTCTTGACCCATCATTAGTTCCGCATAAACCTCACACTCGTTACCCATTCTGTACTTAGCTGCTGCGCCTGCCAATTTAAAACATGCGGCAGAGCTACCTTCAGTATTGACGCCACTTTCAGCGCGAATGTAAGGTGAAAAATCCAGTGCTGATGCATTATTTGAGGCAAACACTAGCCCTACAGCTGCTATGCAGCTGAAAAAATATTTAATCATGATGTTAATTCCTGTTTATTTAGTTTTAAACATTGAAGTGTTTTTCATGCAAGTTTTAAGCTACGGCAACTTGTGGAATAGGCTTCTTAAATAGAACGAGTAATAGAGTCGTCAGCAATGTGCCCGAGACGATGGCAGCGATATACGCTAACAGTGGGCTGACTGCGTTAGGAATGGCGAGAACAAAAATCCCGCCGTGGGGTGCGTGTAGTTCACAGCCAAAATACATGGACATTGCGCCAGTTAAAGCCGCCCCAGCCACGCATGATGGAATGACGCGTAACGGGTCGTTTGCAGCAAATGGAATTGCGCCTTCAGTAATGAACGACAGACCTAATACAGCGGACGCTTTTCCAGCAATCTGTTCATCTGGTGTAAAGCGATTTTTAGCGACAAAAGTCGCCAAACCAAGTGCCAGCGGAGGTACCATGCCAGCTGCCATTACCGCAGCCATCGGCAAGAAAGTGTTGCTTGCAAGCAGACCAACACCAAAAGTGTACGCCGCTTTATTGACTGGGCCACCCATGTCGATTGCCATCATGCCGCCTAATAAAAGGCCGAGTAATACTGCGTTAGCTGAACCAATATTTTTCAAAAAGCTGGTAAGGCCATCCATAATCGCCTTTGCTGGCTCGCCCACTACATAAATCATGAACAAACCGACCAGTAGCGTCGATAACAACGGGATAATCAATACAGGTTTTAGCCCTTCAAAATGTACTGGCAGTTTGATGTTGTCGCGCATCCAAAGCGCTACATAACCTGCAAAAAAGCCAGCTAGAATTCCACCTAAAAAGCCTGCTTGAAGCTGACTGGCCAACATGCCGCCAATCAAACCTGGTGCTAAGCCTGGACGATCTGCAATGGAGTAAGCAATGAAACCTGCAAGCACTGGAATCATCAACGCGAATGCTGCGCCGCCGCCAATACTCATCAATGCTGCGGCTAAAGTGCCTTTTTCTTTAAACGCTTCGATACCAAAAACAAATGAGAGCGCAATAATCAAGCCGCCAGCCACAACCAAAGGCAACATATAAGAAACACCTGTCAATAAGTGCTTGTAAACACCACTGGCTTTTTGTGTGCTTTTAGCAGGTGTTGCTACTGTTTGAGCAGTTTGTTTAGGCGCAGAAAAAGCTTCCTGCATGACTTTATCGGTTTCTTTTAATGCGCGACCAACTGAAGTTTTATAGAGTGATTTTCCTGCAAAACGAGCAGTATCAACATGTGTGTCTGCACCAATTACTACGACATCCGCTTCGGCAATCTCTTCATCCGTTAATTGATTTTTAGCGCCAACAGAGCCTTGTGTTTCAACGCGAATATCGCAGTTATTCGCCTTTGCCCATTTCTTCAAAGCTTCTGCAGCCATAAATGTGTGCGCTATACCAGTGGGGCAGGCAGTAATGGCTACAATTTTTTTACGGGCTGCTGAGTTATTTGCAACTTCAACTGCCGGTTCTTCTATGGCTGTTTGCACCGCTTGAGTTTTAATTAACTCAAGCGCAGCCTCTAACACTTGTTCGGTATCTCTAATCGCATCACTCGTGCTGATTGCATATATTGCTTTACCCGCGAATCGGCTCATTTCAAGATGAACATCCGACGCAATAATCACGACCTGTGCAGTCCGAATCTCCTCGTCACTTAAGGTGTTTTGACCGCCAGTTGCGCCGCGCGTCTCAACTCTTATGCTGTGTCCCATTGCAATTGCGGTTTTCTTTAATGCTTCTGCTGCCATGTAGGTATGCGCAATGCCTGTGGGGCATGCTGTTACCGCGATAATATTAGCCATTTTGCTTCTCCATTGAACATTAAAAGCGGGATAGTTCTAACCGACTATTTTCCGCACACTGATTTGTTGCATATAGGATTCGAGCACTTGAGTTTCTGCCAGTTTAGGACCGAGCTGGGTTAAAGCGCCCATCGCGGTTGCTGTAGATAATCTGGCACAATCTTCTAATGAAAATCCCTTTATTTTGGCCGCTATAAATCCAGCAACCATTGCATCACCCGCACCAACCGTACTTTTTACGGCAATTGGTGGCGGCACCGCTATTACAGACTCTGTGCCACTCACAAACAGGGCACCTTGCTTACCCATTGAAACAATTACATACTCAATACCTTGACTCACTAAACTTCTTGCAGCTTCTACAACTTCTTGTTCGCTAGTTAAACTTCTGCCAAGTAGCTCTTCAAGCTCAGCAATATTTGGCTTGATGGCATATGGAGCTTCACCAAGCGCATCACGCAGAGCATCACCACTGGTATCAAGCACAACGTACTTGCCGGCAGCTTTTAAGTATTTCAGCACTGCGCTGTAAAACTCTGTAGGAACGCCATTTGGAAGGCTGCCTGACAACACAAACCAATCATGATCAAAGACTAGATTGTGAATTTTCTTTTTTAAGTCAGTGAGATCTAG is drawn from Methylotenera versatilis 301 and contains these coding sequences:
- a CDS encoding class 1 fructose-bisphosphatase; the protein is MEKQTLSQFLLDEQRLRGIHDDEFVLLLNDIATACKSISRAVCKGALNGVMGSLECENIQGETQKQLDVITNDIFIEVNQVAGYYAGMASEEMDAPYEIPVNLRKSGKYLLLFDPLDGSSNVNVNISVGTIFSILRCPEGVENPKVKDYLQSGITQVCSGYALYGSSTMLVITAGFGVNGFTLDNDVGEFYLTHLNMRVPEDTHEFAINMSNQKSWEAPVKNYIEDCLKGTDGPRGKQFNMRWVASMVAEVHRILIRGGIFMYPVDSKLKDKGGKLRLMYEANPMSFIIEQAGGLSSSGRQRIVNIKPSGLHQRVPVIMGSKNEVEMMCSYY
- a CDS encoding maltoporin, coding for MIKYFFSCIAAVGLVFASNNASALDFSPYIRAESGVNTEGSSAACFKLAGAAAKYRMGNECEVYAELMMGQELNKFSNDSALNAHVMLSAYMPLTSKKMLDDTNTDFRFAQFYMSWDKAPALNGGNLWAGRRYYKREDVHINDFFYWNPQGLGAGIEDVSIGKLKLSYALFRDDNKDQKYLTTRHDIQLRGLDVNPDGQLEFGLSIIPKSSHTTTGDDGWAVTVQHRQINIMGDGNNKLAVQYGVGPGVGLGGTGSIDNGSDVKRFRIVDGLYAQITPKLGGLLTAVYQKDTSNAGDQTWTSMGGRVSYGVTEHFKMQAELGQDWVTPSGGDTRRLTKLTIAPSWAIASNFWSRPELRFFCTYAQWNDAASTAAIGSGDYAVASLAPTSAFGGSNHGATIGLQFEGWW
- a CDS encoding PTS fructose-like transporter subunit IIB, which encodes MANIIAVTACPTGIAHTYMAAEALKKTAIAMGHSIRVETRGATGGQNTLSDEEIRTAQVVIIASDVHLEMSRFAGKAIYAISTSDAIRDTEQVLEAALELIKTQAVQTAIEEPAVEVANNSAARKKIVAITACPTGIAHTFMAAEALKKWAKANNCDIRVETQGSVGAKNQLTDEEIAEADVVVIGADTHVDTARFAGKSLYKTSVGRALKETDKVMQEAFSAPKQTAQTVATPAKSTQKASGVYKHLLTGVSYMLPLVVAGGLIIALSFVFGIEAFKEKGTLAAALMSIGGGAAFALMIPVLAGFIAYSIADRPGLAPGLIGGMLASQLQAGFLGGILAGFFAGYVALWMRDNIKLPVHFEGLKPVLIIPLLSTLLVGLFMIYVVGEPAKAIMDGLTSFLKNIGSANAVLLGLLLGGMMAIDMGGPVNKAAYTFGVGLLASNTFLPMAAVMAAGMVPPLALGLATFVAKNRFTPDEQIAGKASAVLGLSFITEGAIPFAANDPLRVIPSCVAGAALTGAMSMYFGCELHAPHGGIFVLAIPNAVSPLLAYIAAIVSGTLLTTLLLVLFKKPIPQVAVA
- the pfkB gene encoding 1-phosphofructokinase — encoded protein: MVQLSNIATITLNPAIDKSVAIPNFTAGEVNRVNWEQSDPGGKGVNVASFLADLGFNTSVTGFLGMENTSIFEKLFHQKNMADSFVRIPGKTRVNVKIIDELQKTITDINYPGPAPTELDLTDLKKKIHNLVFDHDWFVLSGSLPNGVPTEFYSAVLKYLKAAGKYVVLDTSGDALRDALGEAPYAIKPNIAELEELLGRSLTSEQEVVEAARSLVSQGIEYVIVSMGKQGALFVSGTESVIAVPPPIAVKSTVGAGDAMVAGFIAAKIKGFSLEDCARLSTATAMGALTQLGPKLAETQVLESYMQQISVRKIVG